From Alteromonas sp. RKMC-009, one genomic window encodes:
- a CDS encoding catalase has product MSKKTTLTTSAGAPVESNETSKTAGARGPVLLTDYQLVEKLAHQNRERIPERTVHAKGWGLQGTFTVTHDITRYTCADLFSEIGKKTDVLSRWSTVAGESGAADTERDVRGFSLKFYTEEGNWDMVGNNTPIFFIRDAFKFPDFIRTQKRHPKTNLRSPEAMFDFWAGQPESVHQVTILMSDRGIPKNPMYMNGYGSHTFSMWNAKGERFWVKFHFKTQQGHEHYTNDEAEEIIGKTRESYQEDLINAIEDGKYPKWTLYIQVMPEEEAGKQAYNPFDLTKVWPHGDFPLIEVGELEMHTVPENYFQMIENAAYSPSNVVPGIGFSPDKMLQARVFSYADAHRYRLGTHYEALPANAPKKAELNHYHKDGAMRFFTNDFGNPDAYYEPNQHNGPVAQIKNPEPPLRIDGDADRYYQEESDIDYVQPRALYNMFSDEQKERLYKNYAAAIGPCSNGVKERWYAVLEKVHPDYAAGVRKAVEALDTDVNAVPITEDTPLTDE; this is encoded by the coding sequence ATGAGCAAAAAAACAACTCTCACCACCAGCGCGGGCGCGCCCGTCGAATCTAACGAAACCAGCAAAACAGCGGGCGCAAGAGGTCCGGTTCTGCTGACAGATTATCAGCTTGTTGAAAAGCTGGCACACCAGAACAGGGAGCGTATTCCTGAGCGTACGGTGCATGCCAAAGGCTGGGGTTTGCAGGGTACATTTACAGTGACCCACGACATTACCCGGTATACCTGTGCCGACCTGTTCTCTGAGATTGGCAAAAAGACCGACGTGCTGAGTCGCTGGTCTACCGTTGCGGGGGAATCAGGCGCTGCTGACACCGAGCGTGATGTACGCGGTTTCAGTCTTAAATTTTACACCGAAGAAGGTAACTGGGATATGGTGGGTAACAATACCCCTATCTTCTTTATCCGCGACGCGTTTAAGTTTCCGGATTTTATCCGTACTCAAAAGCGCCATCCGAAAACAAATCTTCGCAGCCCGGAAGCGATGTTTGATTTCTGGGCCGGACAACCTGAGTCTGTGCATCAGGTCACCATTCTGATGTCTGATCGTGGTATTCCTAAGAACCCTATGTACATGAACGGCTACGGCTCACACACTTTCAGTATGTGGAATGCCAAAGGCGAGCGTTTCTGGGTGAAATTCCACTTTAAAACACAGCAGGGGCATGAACATTACACCAATGATGAGGCTGAAGAGATCATAGGTAAAACCCGCGAGTCTTATCAGGAAGACTTAATCAATGCCATCGAAGACGGCAAATATCCTAAATGGACTCTGTACATTCAGGTCATGCCTGAAGAAGAGGCAGGGAAGCAGGCTTATAATCCTTTCGACCTCACCAAAGTGTGGCCTCATGGTGATTTCCCTCTGATTGAAGTGGGCGAACTGGAAATGCACACCGTGCCTGAAAACTACTTCCAGATGATTGAGAATGCAGCCTACAGCCCGTCAAACGTGGTGCCCGGTATCGGCTTCAGTCCTGACAAGATGCTGCAGGCCCGGGTGTTCTCATATGCAGATGCTCACCGTTATCGTTTGGGAACTCACTATGAAGCCTTACCGGCTAATGCGCCGAAGAAAGCGGAGTTGAACCATTATCATAAAGACGGTGCGATGCGCTTCTTTACCAATGATTTTGGTAATCCTGACGCCTATTACGAGCCAAACCAGCACAACGGTCCGGTGGCTCAAATTAAGAACCCGGAACCACCGCTGCGCATCGATGGCGATGCTGACCGCTACTATCAGGAAGAATCGGACATTGATTACGTGCAGCCACGAGCCCTTTATAACATGTTCTCTGACGAGCAGAAAGAAAGGTTGTACAAGAACTATGCTGCCGCGATAGGGCCATGTTCAAACGGCGTAAAAGAGCGCTGGTACGCTGTTCTTGAAAAAGTACATCCTGACTATGCTGCAGGTGTCCGAAAAGCAGTGGAAGCGCTGGATACCGACGTCAACGCTGTACCGATTACAGAAGATACTCCTCTGACGGATGAATAA
- a CDS encoding ammonium transporter, whose translation MEITFELGYALDTFYFLICGALVMWMAAGFAMLEAGLVRAKNTTEILTKNVALYAIACTMYMICGYSIMYGGGDFTLFLSGIVGDGATGVAEEPATYAPSADFFFQVVFVATAMSIVSGAVAERMKLWAFLAFAVVMTGFIYPMEGAWTWGGESVFGMYVLGDNGFSDFAGSGIVHMAGAAAALAGVLVLGARKGKYTADGKVNAIPGANLPLATLGTFILWMGWFGFNGGSVLATATVESANSVAVVFMNTNAAAAGGAIAALLLARVMFGKADLTMVLNGALAGLVAITAEPSTPTPLMATLFGALGGLLVVLSIVFLDKLKIDDPVGAISVHGVVGLLGLLLVPVTNEGSTFGGQLLGAATIFVWVFVTSLIVWVILKAVMGIRVSEEEEFEGVDVAECGLEAYPDFTSGR comes from the coding sequence ATGGAAATCACATTTGAACTCGGGTATGCATTAGATACCTTCTATTTCCTTATTTGCGGTGCGTTAGTCATGTGGATGGCTGCCGGCTTTGCCATGCTTGAGGCGGGTCTGGTTCGTGCTAAAAACACCACTGAAATTCTGACCAAGAACGTGGCGCTGTATGCCATTGCCTGTACCATGTATATGATCTGCGGTTACAGCATCATGTACGGCGGTGGTGACTTCACATTATTCCTTTCCGGTATTGTTGGTGACGGTGCAACAGGTGTTGCAGAAGAACCGGCTACCTACGCGCCTTCAGCTGATTTCTTCTTCCAGGTCGTATTCGTTGCCACTGCAATGTCTATCGTATCCGGTGCGGTTGCTGAGCGTATGAAACTGTGGGCCTTCCTGGCATTCGCAGTTGTGATGACTGGTTTCATCTATCCAATGGAAGGTGCATGGACATGGGGCGGTGAGTCTGTATTCGGTATGTACGTACTGGGCGACAACGGTTTCTCTGACTTTGCAGGTTCCGGTATTGTTCACATGGCAGGTGCTGCTGCTGCGTTAGCCGGTGTGCTGGTACTTGGTGCCCGTAAAGGTAAATACACTGCAGATGGCAAAGTAAATGCTATCCCTGGTGCTAACCTGCCTCTGGCGACTTTAGGTACATTCATTCTGTGGATGGGTTGGTTCGGCTTCAACGGTGGTTCTGTTCTGGCAACAGCGACTGTAGAAAGTGCTAACTCTGTTGCGGTTGTATTCATGAACACCAATGCCGCCGCTGCCGGTGGTGCAATTGCTGCTCTGCTGCTGGCTCGCGTAATGTTCGGTAAAGCTGACCTGACTATGGTTCTTAACGGTGCACTGGCTGGTCTGGTAGCTATTACTGCTGAACCTTCAACGCCAACGCCTCTGATGGCAACACTGTTCGGTGCTTTAGGTGGTCTGCTGGTTGTTCTGAGCATCGTGTTCCTGGACAAACTGAAAATCGATGATCCTGTAGGTGCTATCTCTGTTCACGGTGTAGTCGGTCTGTTAGGTCTGTTACTGGTGCCGGTAACTAACGAAGGTTCTACTTTCGGTGGTCAGCTGTTAGGTGCTGCTACAATCTTTGTATGGGTATTCGTAACCAGTCTGATTGTTTGGGTAATCCTGAAAGCTGTAATGGGCATCCGGGTTTCTGAAGAAGAAGAATTTGAAGGTGTTGACGTTGCTGAATGTGGTCTGGAAGCATATCCTGACTTTACTTCAGGTCGTTAA
- the glnK gene encoding P-II family nitrogen regulator, giving the protein MKLVTAIIKPFKLDDVREAISEIGIDGLTVTEVKGFGRQKGHTELYRGAEYQVDFLPKVKLEVAVQADQVDRLVEAIVGAAKTGKIGDGKVFVYDLEHAVRIRTGEADADAL; this is encoded by the coding sequence ATGAAACTAGTCACAGCTATCATCAAGCCATTCAAGCTGGATGATGTTCGTGAAGCCATTTCAGAGATCGGTATTGACGGTCTTACCGTTACCGAAGTGAAAGGGTTTGGACGTCAAAAAGGACACACTGAATTATATCGCGGCGCCGAATATCAGGTGGATTTCTTACCAAAAGTAAAACTGGAAGTTGCTGTTCAGGCAGACCAGGTTGATCGTCTGGTAGAAGCCATCGTTGGCGCAGCAAAAACTGGCAAGATCGGTGACGGTAAAGTGTTCGTCTACGACCTTGAACATGCTGTTCGTATTCGTACCGGCGAAGCTGACGCAGACGCGCTGTAA
- a CDS encoding DUF808 domain-containing protein, giving the protein MAAANLLALIDDIATLLDDISAMSKVAAQKTAGVLGDDLALNANQVQGVRAERELPVVWAVAKGSLLNKVFLVPAALLISAFIPVLITVMLVIGGLYLCFEGAEKVLHRLFHKEDEAEREARIEKLSQENIDLVALEKDKIKGAIRTDFILSAEIIVIALGSVQQADFVTQVGVLCALSVGITAGVYGLVAGIVKMDDVGLYLLRKSLTGGYNGFQRVTGRALLVAAPLLMKTLAFVGTIAMFLVGGGILTHNIPFMHHFAESINHSVEQLSFVISLITDGVAGLIAGSVIVGIVSLFSKKKDAH; this is encoded by the coding sequence ATGGCAGCCGCTAACCTACTCGCCCTGATTGATGATATCGCTACTTTGCTGGATGACATTTCCGCCATGTCTAAAGTGGCTGCGCAGAAAACTGCCGGGGTACTGGGTGATGATCTTGCATTAAATGCCAACCAGGTTCAGGGAGTGCGTGCCGAAAGAGAACTGCCTGTGGTCTGGGCTGTGGCAAAAGGCTCGCTGCTCAACAAAGTGTTCCTGGTACCTGCAGCGCTGCTTATTTCTGCTTTTATTCCGGTTCTGATCACCGTCATGCTGGTCATTGGTGGTCTGTACCTATGTTTCGAAGGGGCTGAAAAAGTATTGCACCGGCTTTTCCATAAAGAAGATGAAGCAGAGCGTGAAGCCAGAATTGAAAAACTCTCGCAGGAAAATATTGATCTTGTGGCGCTTGAGAAAGACAAGATTAAAGGCGCCATCCGGACTGACTTTATTTTGTCCGCAGAGATTATCGTCATTGCACTGGGTAGCGTGCAGCAGGCTGATTTTGTTACTCAGGTAGGTGTGTTGTGCGCCTTGAGTGTTGGGATCACTGCCGGTGTGTATGGTCTGGTTGCCGGCATTGTGAAAATGGACGACGTCGGTCTGTATCTGCTCAGAAAGTCACTCACCGGCGGCTACAACGGTTTTCAGCGTGTCACTGGCCGTGCCCTGCTCGTTGCTGCGCCTCTGTTGATGAAAACCCTCGCTTTTGTCGGCACCATTGCTATGTTCCTCGTTGGCGGCGGCATCCTTACTCACAATATTCCGTTTATGCACCATTTCGCTGAATCCATTAATCACAGTGTGGAGCAACTCAGCTTTGTCATCTCCCTTATCACTGATGGTGTGGCTGGTTTGATTGCCGGTTCGGTAATTGTGGGTATTGTTTCACTGTTTTCTAAAAAGAAAGACGCCCATTGA
- the mrcB gene encoding penicillin-binding protein 1B, whose protein sequence is MAKKQTKVNKPKKIGSKPRRRWPGLLFKLCIVGFVVLTGYMVYLDAQIKHTFTGNKWEVPAQIFARPLVLSEALEITPKEVLDELKLLGYRKVTNPDSSGEYRYTGNKLVVQRRAFSFPDGDEPLRQITITWQGSRISSIRDDSAGISLPKIRLEPWLVTRMVSGSREDRMLVKLNEIPPLLPKALILVEDKDFYKHHGVAPLSILRALVANIQAGRTVQGGSTLTQQLVKNLYLTREKALTRKIKEALMALIIDARYSKDEILQAYLNEVFLGQNGDMAVHGFGLASYFYFDRPANELSVPEIATLVAMIKGPSYYNPRRYEERVIERRNLVLRILFEANELDRKQYEFAVNSPVGLASGASLASGKHPAFMDKVRRELNTILADPSLRDSGVKVFTTLDIYAQRRAEKAVENTLKGLQSDRKAELQAAMIVTDIASGEIRAIVGSKDTSFKGFNRALDAKRQVGSLIKPAVYLTALEDPVMFNLATPLQDEPITLENGNGQTWSPLNADKKFRGQVPLIEGLTESLNVPTVNLGMQVGLDNVAETIHRLGVESDFREVPAMTLGAMSLSPLETNQMYQTISNNGRYIPLHTVTSVVSSNNRLVWQNADYYSQRVDEAATYLLNYALYKVTTEGTAKRVGSNFPNINMGGKTGTTDDYRDSWFTGFDRNNVATVWVGNDDNQPVLLTGAGGALPVFVNYQKSQSPKSLSRRFPEGLGIAHFDSQTGALTIAGCPDSMSVPAILDVLPPPAQDCYGKPVAPPDKEKKSWWERLFGN, encoded by the coding sequence GTGGCTAAAAAACAGACGAAAGTTAATAAACCAAAGAAAATTGGCAGCAAACCCCGCCGTCGCTGGCCCGGGCTGTTGTTCAAGTTATGTATTGTCGGGTTCGTGGTGCTGACAGGGTACATGGTGTATCTGGATGCCCAGATTAAGCACACCTTTACAGGCAATAAATGGGAAGTCCCGGCGCAAATATTTGCCCGGCCGCTGGTTTTATCTGAAGCGCTGGAAATCACGCCAAAAGAAGTGCTTGATGAACTGAAACTGCTTGGTTACCGGAAGGTCACCAATCCCGATAGTAGCGGAGAATATCGTTATACCGGCAATAAGCTGGTGGTTCAGCGACGGGCTTTCAGTTTTCCTGATGGCGATGAGCCTTTACGCCAGATCACCATTACCTGGCAGGGCAGTCGTATCAGCAGTATCCGGGATGACAGTGCCGGTATTTCACTGCCGAAAATTCGTCTGGAGCCCTGGCTTGTCACAAGAATGGTAAGTGGCAGCCGCGAAGACCGTATGCTGGTGAAGCTGAATGAAATTCCGCCTTTATTACCGAAAGCCCTGATCCTTGTCGAGGATAAAGATTTCTACAAGCACCACGGGGTCGCACCACTTTCTATTCTCCGCGCGCTGGTTGCTAACATTCAGGCAGGGAGAACCGTGCAGGGTGGCAGTACTTTAACGCAGCAGCTGGTGAAAAACCTGTACCTCACCAGAGAAAAAGCGCTGACGAGGAAAATAAAAGAAGCATTGATGGCACTCATCATCGATGCCCGTTACAGCAAAGATGAAATTTTACAGGCCTATCTGAACGAAGTTTTTCTGGGTCAGAACGGAGACATGGCTGTGCACGGGTTTGGCCTTGCCAGTTATTTCTATTTCGACCGGCCGGCCAATGAACTCAGCGTACCTGAAATCGCCACGCTGGTGGCCATGATAAAAGGGCCATCCTATTACAATCCGAGACGCTACGAAGAACGGGTTATTGAGCGGCGTAATCTGGTATTGCGCATTTTATTTGAAGCCAATGAACTCGACCGTAAGCAATACGAATTTGCTGTTAACTCTCCTGTAGGTCTGGCGTCCGGCGCGAGCTTAGCCAGCGGGAAACATCCTGCTTTTATGGATAAAGTGCGCCGTGAACTGAACACCATTCTTGCCGATCCTTCCCTGCGTGACTCCGGGGTGAAGGTATTTACCACGCTGGATATATATGCCCAGCGCAGGGCTGAAAAAGCGGTTGAAAACACACTGAAGGGCCTGCAGTCAGATCGCAAAGCTGAGTTACAGGCCGCGATGATTGTGACTGATATCGCCAGTGGAGAAATTCGTGCCATTGTGGGCAGTAAAGATACCAGCTTCAAAGGGTTTAACCGTGCGTTGGATGCCAAACGTCAGGTGGGCTCACTCATTAAGCCGGCAGTATATCTCACTGCTCTGGAAGACCCGGTAATGTTTAATCTGGCGACTCCTTTACAGGACGAACCCATTACCCTTGAAAATGGCAACGGACAAACCTGGTCACCCCTGAACGCGGATAAGAAATTCCGTGGACAAGTGCCTCTGATTGAAGGTCTGACAGAATCGTTAAATGTGCCTACAGTGAATCTCGGTATGCAAGTGGGGCTCGACAATGTGGCAGAAACCATTCACCGGCTGGGAGTAGAGAGTGACTTCCGCGAGGTGCCGGCTATGACACTCGGGGCCATGTCGTTATCGCCGTTGGAAACTAACCAGATGTATCAGACCATTTCGAACAATGGCCGTTATATTCCGCTGCATACTGTGACATCGGTTGTTTCTTCGAATAACCGGCTGGTATGGCAGAATGCCGATTACTATTCCCAGCGGGTAGATGAGGCCGCGACATACCTGCTGAACTACGCGTTGTATAAAGTGACCACTGAAGGTACAGCTAAACGTGTGGGCAGTAATTTCCCGAATATCAATATGGGCGGTAAAACCGGCACCACAGATGATTACCGCGACAGCTGGTTTACCGGCTTTGACCGGAATAATGTGGCAACTGTATGGGTAGGGAATGATGATAACCAGCCAGTGCTGTTAACCGGTGCCGGCGGGGCCTTACCTGTGTTTGTAAACTATCAGAAAAGTCAGTCGCCCAAGTCACTGTCACGACGTTTTCCGGAAGGGTTAGGTATTGCACATTTCGACAGTCAGACGGGTGCACTAACCATTGCCGGGTGTCCTGACTCAATGAGTGTGCCGGCTATTCTTGATGTACTGCCGCCGCCGGCGCAGGATTGCTACGGTAAGCCTGTAGCGCCTCCGGACAAAGAAAAGAAAAGCTGGTGGGAACGTTTGTTTGGAAATTAA
- a CDS encoding DUF6489 family protein produces the protein MKISIDIDLSPKEARELMGWPDMSKLHEATISQLSEQIKSGNQEAMMSMLKPYLDGSQQAFSFYQKMLESMATTGTSKK, from the coding sequence ATGAAAATTTCCATCGATATCGACCTTTCACCCAAGGAAGCAAGAGAACTCATGGGATGGCCGGATATGAGCAAACTCCATGAGGCCACCATCTCACAACTCAGCGAGCAAATCAAAAGCGGAAATCAGGAAGCCATGATGTCCATGCTGAAGCCCTACCTGGACGGCAGTCAGCAAGCATTCTCATTCTATCAAAAGATGCTGGAAAGCATGGCAACCACAGGAACCAGCAAAAAATAA
- a CDS encoding PHA/PHB synthase family protein — MHEQDKDHILDTLNQYAQQFNAMVHNILTKKNSSEETSAMFDPEKLGSLLSNDTVEVDSAKLIQTQMDFMRQQTELWQQATKAMLGENAHPVMQEEKGDRRFSHTDWQDNPIFSYMKQAYLINSKMLQGMISSMHFKDPKSEEQVKFYTRQYINSVSPTNYLLSNPEVCEEILKTKGQNMVKGIENFMRDLEKSPLEAFKITQTDMDAFELGVNLATTEGQIVYQNDLMQLIHYTPKHEKTFSTPILFVPPFINKYYILDLDERKSVVKGLLDAGFSVFMISWVNPDAKLADQDFFDYMKKGPVEALDVVCDITGKKKVNMVGFCVGGTLLSTATAYLRAKKDTRIESLTLLTTLLDFSEPGEIGNYLTEDALPVMEQNADIKGIYDGRILGLSFSLLRENNLFWSYFINNYLKGKDPAAFDILFWNSDATNITAACFKQYIRTMYWEDKLKVPGAVEIDGIPIDLGNIDVPVYFLTTLADHIVLWQGAYKGTQLVSGDTRFVLAGSGHLAGVINPPDPGKYPHWINDNLPASASEWFDGAVKQEGSWWPDWHAWLQSHRKTKVNAPQPGESEKYPAIEAAPGSYVKKQLG, encoded by the coding sequence GTGCACGAGCAGGACAAAGATCATATTCTGGACACATTGAATCAATACGCACAGCAGTTTAACGCCATGGTTCATAACATTCTGACGAAGAAAAATAGCAGTGAGGAGACATCCGCTATGTTCGACCCGGAAAAGTTAGGTTCGCTGCTGTCAAACGACACGGTAGAGGTAGATTCGGCAAAGCTTATCCAGACGCAAATGGATTTCATGCGTCAACAAACTGAATTGTGGCAGCAGGCGACTAAGGCCATGTTGGGAGAGAATGCCCATCCTGTTATGCAGGAAGAGAAAGGCGACCGTCGTTTTTCTCATACAGACTGGCAGGACAATCCCATATTCAGTTACATGAAGCAGGCTTACCTGATTAATTCCAAGATGTTGCAGGGCATGATTTCATCCATGCATTTCAAAGATCCCAAGTCGGAAGAACAGGTAAAATTCTACACCCGTCAATATATCAACTCGGTATCACCGACCAATTACTTACTGTCAAACCCGGAAGTGTGCGAAGAAATTCTGAAAACCAAAGGCCAGAACATGGTGAAAGGCATTGAGAATTTCATGCGGGATCTGGAAAAGAGTCCTCTTGAAGCGTTCAAAATCACACAGACCGATATGGATGCCTTCGAGTTAGGTGTCAACCTGGCTACCACCGAAGGCCAGATCGTTTATCAGAACGATTTGATGCAGTTAATTCATTACACGCCGAAGCATGAGAAAACCTTTTCGACGCCAATACTGTTTGTGCCTCCTTTCATAAATAAATACTACATTCTTGATCTCGACGAACGAAAGTCCGTGGTAAAAGGCCTGCTTGATGCCGGTTTTTCGGTGTTTATGATTTCCTGGGTCAACCCGGATGCAAAACTGGCGGACCAGGATTTCTTCGATTACATGAAGAAAGGTCCGGTGGAAGCCCTTGATGTGGTTTGTGATATCACCGGTAAGAAGAAAGTGAATATGGTGGGCTTTTGTGTGGGCGGCACTTTGCTTAGCACAGCAACGGCTTATCTGCGTGCGAAAAAAGACACCCGCATTGAGTCACTCACTTTACTGACCACCTTACTGGACTTCAGTGAACCCGGCGAAATTGGTAATTACCTTACCGAAGATGCATTACCTGTGATGGAGCAGAACGCAGACATCAAAGGTATTTACGACGGCCGCATTCTGGGCCTGAGCTTTAGTTTGCTGCGGGAAAACAACCTTTTCTGGTCGTATTTTATTAATAACTACCTCAAGGGCAAAGACCCTGCCGCCTTTGATATTTTATTCTGGAACAGCGACGCCACCAACATCACTGCGGCCTGTTTTAAGCAATACATCCGCACCATGTACTGGGAAGATAAACTGAAAGTGCCGGGGGCAGTAGAAATTGACGGCATTCCCATCGACCTTGGAAATATTGATGTGCCGGTGTATTTCCTGACTACTCTGGCAGACCACATTGTGCTATGGCAGGGCGCCTACAAAGGGACACAGCTGGTATCAGGCGATACACGCTTTGTACTCGCCGGGTCGGGGCACCTTGCAGGGGTAATTAACCCGCCAGATCCCGGGAAATATCCGCACTGGATTAACGACAATCTGCCGGCAAGTGCCAGCGAATGGTTTGATGGTGCTGTGAAGCAGGAAGGCTCATGGTGGCCAGACTGGCATGCATGGTTGCAGAGTCACCGAAAAACAAAAGTGAATGCCCCGCAGCCCGGTGAAAGTGAAAAATATCCGGCCATCGAAGCAGCCCCGGGCAGTTACGTGAAAAAACAGCTGGGATAA
- a CDS encoding DUF4168 domain-containing protein yields MTKLVKSLVMSLAVACTLNFAAQAAQETKEAAPSSAPMTQSKDFDDATLEKFTVAMNAVSDVADKYQSELKGDETPEKMQQIQQAAQTEMVTEIEKTGLEVQTYTTIAQLVQTDEKLRSRVLDIAKTQNSES; encoded by the coding sequence ATGACTAAACTTGTCAAATCACTTGTGATGAGCCTCGCTGTTGCTTGCACGTTAAATTTCGCTGCACAGGCAGCTCAGGAAACCAAAGAGGCTGCCCCGTCAAGTGCGCCGATGACACAGTCGAAGGATTTCGATGATGCAACTCTTGAGAAATTTACTGTCGCGATGAATGCGGTCAGTGATGTTGCAGATAAATATCAGTCTGAACTGAAAGGTGATGAAACACCTGAGAAGATGCAGCAAATTCAGCAGGCTGCACAAACTGAAATGGTAACAGAAATTGAAAAAACCGGTCTTGAGGTGCAAACCTACACGACCATTGCACAACTGGTACAAACGGATGAAAAACTAAGATCCCGCGTACTGGACATCGCTAAAACACAAAACAGCGAATCGTAA
- the phaR gene encoding polyhydroxyalkanoate synthesis repressor PhaR: protein MIIIKKYPNRRLYDTSQSQYVNLDYIKALINERQEFKVIDSKSEDDITKSLLLQIISESEANENQSLLTNSLLKQLIRYYDTDMQDFLRQYLEQSLVTFIEQQDQVQGMMKNMMDNTPFGMFNKIIEQNMDAWKKNQK from the coding sequence ATGATCATCATTAAAAAATATCCTAATCGCAGATTGTACGACACATCTCAGAGTCAGTACGTTAACCTCGATTATATAAAGGCGTTAATCAATGAACGTCAGGAATTTAAGGTGATTGACTCCAAAAGCGAAGATGACATTACCAAGTCATTATTGCTACAAATCATCAGTGAATCCGAAGCCAACGAAAACCAGTCTTTGTTAACGAATTCGTTACTCAAACAACTAATCCGTTATTACGACACTGACATGCAGGACTTTCTGCGACAGTACCTTGAACAATCTCTTGTTACCTTCATAGAGCAACAGGATCAGGTACAGGGTATGATGAAAAATATGATGGATAACACGCCGTTCGGTATGTTTAACAAAATCATCGAACAAAATATGGATGCCTGGAAGAAGAACCAGAAGTAA
- a CDS encoding phasin family protein, with translation MFGKFSEQLKSTTKPVHTLFAVNTKTLESLSQHQTTLFTGLLSDSVRYIEAVTKQTEFRGVMTANSELAESVRERMTSASKDTYSTLNAMREEMTEVMAASLATATEETKETVEKATAAVKKTTKAAAPKKAAPEAAKAPVKAAEKVAEATKETVEKAAEETKAVAEEAKEATAEAKPAAAAKKPATRTRRTTAKKTATTTKSTS, from the coding sequence ATGTTTGGCAAGTTTTCAGAACAGCTGAAAAGTACCACTAAACCGGTACATACGCTGTTTGCTGTGAATACAAAAACGCTGGAAAGTCTGTCTCAACACCAAACCACGTTATTTACGGGTTTGCTGAGCGACAGTGTTCGTTACATTGAAGCGGTAACGAAACAAACAGAGTTTAGAGGTGTAATGACAGCGAATTCTGAACTGGCTGAGTCAGTGCGTGAACGCATGACCAGTGCGTCGAAAGACACCTACTCCACCCTTAACGCCATGCGTGAAGAAATGACCGAAGTGATGGCGGCTAGTCTGGCCACCGCCACAGAAGAAACCAAAGAAACCGTTGAAAAAGCGACAGCAGCCGTGAAGAAAACCACGAAAGCTGCCGCACCGAAAAAAGCTGCGCCTGAAGCCGCGAAAGCGCCGGTAAAGGCAGCAGAAAAAGTGGCTGAAGCAACAAAGGAAACTGTTGAGAAGGCCGCTGAAGAGACAAAAGCCGTTGCTGAAGAAGCAAAGGAAGCGACTGCTGAGGCAAAACCTGCCGCAGCAGCAAAGAAACCAGCAACACGTACCCGTCGCACGACTGCTAAGAAGACTGCGACAACGACTAAATCAACTAGCTAA
- a CDS encoding phasin family protein — protein sequence MFEQMNEQMKSAMKPMTDLATLNMSTMQDLAEKQNALYSSLLSENMSYFEKASQQKDLSGLAEMNKAYVETIQETVTDAAKSSYAVISDAQQKAGEMFKGLSDEMTAKFQSAAKA from the coding sequence ATGTTTGAGCAAATGAACGAGCAAATGAAAAGCGCAATGAAGCCGATGACTGACCTTGCGACATTGAACATGAGTACAATGCAGGATCTGGCAGAAAAACAGAACGCCCTGTATTCATCTCTGTTATCTGAAAATATGTCTTATTTTGAAAAAGCTTCTCAGCAGAAAGATCTGTCTGGTCTGGCTGAAATGAACAAGGCATATGTTGAAACTATTCAGGAAACTGTTACTGATGCAGCGAAAAGCTCATATGCAGTAATTTCTGATGCACAACAGAAAGCTGGCGAGATGTTCAAAGGTTTAAGCGACGAAATGACTGCGAAATTCCAAAGCGCAGCAAAAGCATAA